One genomic window of Falco cherrug isolate bFalChe1 chromosome 20, bFalChe1.pri, whole genome shotgun sequence includes the following:
- the WIPF2 gene encoding LOW QUALITY PROTEIN: WAS/WASL-interacting protein family member 2 (The sequence of the model RefSeq protein was modified relative to this genomic sequence to represent the inferred CDS: deleted 1 base in 1 codon), with amino-acid sequence MPIPPPPPPPPPGPPPPPTFSQANTELPKLSREEQRGRGALLQDICKGTKLRKVTQINDRSAPILEKPKGSGGGSYSSSSAAIQAKGGLFQGGVPKLRPVGAKDSSDSSSKQTLQVPGSRAAAPRPPVPASNSRPQDDADNSRGSPPELPRTQRPSLPDLSRPNTTSSTGMKHSSSAPPPPPPGRRAAAPPAPPPAHSAKASSYNREKPLPPTPGQRLPVSRDGPPAPPPIKPPPSPVSIRTGSGAQSQSLAPPPPPYRQPPSVPNGPSSPINESAPELPQRHNSLHRKTPGALRGLAPPPPASASPSLQSSRPPPPARDPPSRGAAPPPPPPMLRNGGRDAPPPPPPYRLHGSAEPPSRGKPPPPPTRTPAGPPPPPPPVRNGHRDSISTVRAFLDDFESKYSFHPVEDFPAPEEYKYFQRIYPSKTNRATRGAPPLPPIPR; translated from the exons ATGCCGATCCCTCCTcccccaccgccgccgccgcctggccccccgccgcctcctACCTTCAGTCAG GCAAACACAGAGCTGCCGAAACTGAGCCGAGAGGAGCAGCGAGGCCGTGGGGCCCTCCTGCAGGACATCTGTAAAGGGACCAAGCTAAGGAAAGTGACACAAATCAACGACCGGAGCGCACCAATCCTAGAGA AGCCCAAGGGCAGTGGTGGCGGCAGCTACAGCTCTAGCTCAGCTGCAATCCAGGCGAAGGGCGGCCTCTTCCAAGGCGGTGTGCCCAAGCTCAGACCCGTGGGAGCGAAGGACAGCTCAG ACAGCTCCAGTAAGCAAACCCTGCAAGTCCCCGGCTCCAGAGCAGCCGCCCCCAGGCCCCCGGTGCCGGCCAGCAACAGCCGACCTCAAGATGATGCTGACAACAGCCGGGGCTCTCCGCCGGAGCTGCCGCGCACGCAGAGGCCCTCCCTGCCGGATCTCTCCCGGCCcaacaccaccagcagcaccggcatgaagcacagctcctccgccccgccgcctcccccgccgGGACGCCGTGCTGCCGCCCCTccggcccccccgccggcgCACAGCGCCAAGGCCTCTTCCTACAACCGAGAGAAGCCCCTGCCGCCCACCCCGGGACAGCGACTGCCCGTGAGCAGGGACGGACCCCCTGCTCCACCACCCATcaagccccctccctccccagtcaGTATCCGAACGGGGTCGGGGGCTCAGAGCCAGTCTctcgcccccccgccgcccccttATCGGCAACCCCCCAGTGTCCCCAACGGCCCTTCCAGCCCCATCAACGAATCCGCCCCAGAGCTGCCGCAGAGACACAACTCCTTGCACAGGAAGACGCCGGGCGCTTTGCGGGGTCTGGCACCACCGCCACCTGCTTCAGCCTCCCCGTCTCTCCAGAGCAGTCGCCCCCCTCCGCCGGCCAGAGACCCCCCCAGCCGGGGAGCAG CTCCGCCACCCCCTCCGCCGATGCTGCGAAATGGGGGGCGTGacgcccccccacccccg cccccctaCAGATTGCATGGTTCCGCCGAGCCCCCGAGCCGAGGGAAGCCGCCACCACCGCCCACAAGGACCCCGGCCGGGCCACCACCACCGCCTCCACCGGTGCGGAACGGGCACCGGGACTCCATCTCCACCGTCAGAGCGTTCCTGG ATGACTTCGAATCCAAATACTCCTTTCACCCTGTCGAAGACTTCCCAGCCCCAGAAGAATATAAATACTTCCAGAGAATCTAccccagcaaaacaaacagag cTACACGTGGggccccccccctgccccccatccccaggTGA